From a single Hypomesus transpacificus isolate Combined female chromosome 14, fHypTra1, whole genome shotgun sequence genomic region:
- the LOC124477011 gene encoding protein regulator of cytokinesis 1-like isoform X2, translating to MRRSEVHAAESVACLNRALNRLKDIWEEIGIPEDQRLQRTDVVKKHIKDLLEMMITEEESLRKRLLSSIESCSKELESLCQELQLPPFEEEEGSTMLQLEKDIRTRLEVMTNQKSQRIQQLKAFWKQDQELCDIMCSAPYCISLESVPSLEQLESYRAYLDSLTQEKVRRHDEFIGIKRQIIQCMEDLDQLPDTSFERDVVCEDEEAFCLSNDNISTLKLLLGQLEERKAENELRCSAYRGKIQELWERLQVPLEERDAISEHMVLSKKTNLDALQAEAGRLEELKIKNMQNVIEAIRAEIALFWERCYYSSEQRQAFVPYFDDNFTEESLNLHEAEVLNLKKQYEDHQDLFEGVGRWQESWMLFLELDKKATDPSRFNNRGGNLLKEEKQRADLQKSLPKLEKTLKTQIDLWEEEHCREFLVNGQKFIQYVQEQWQLLQNEREQEKLERQLKKTKQFEKDVQFGTTVKTPSKRRLAATPTSSKTRKLNSTCSISTPNSTLRSGGSTFQSPALRPPLSISKIPGLRTPARARTPRAQERNKENISHLYGTALGGTLRPPASPHRNFSINSVASTYSEFAKDFVNIDSTVIKSETFQRSPNLPSSRQDT from the exons ATGAGGAGAAG TGAAGTTCATGCTGCAGAGTCGGTGGCATGTCTGAATCGAGCTCTTAATCGTCTGAAGGACATTTGGGAAGAAATCGGCATCCCAGAGGATCAGCGACTACAAAGGACAGATGTTGTGAAAAAACATATCAAA GACTTGCTGGAGATGATGATtacagaggaggagagtctcAGGAAGCGATTGTTAAGTAGTATCGAGTCTTGTAGCAAAGAGCTTGAGAGCCTGTGCCAGGAACTCCAACTACCACCATTTGAG gaggaggagggtagcACCATGTTGCAGCTGGAGAAGGATATCAGGACACGGTTGGAGGTGATGACCAATCAGAAGAGCCAGAGGATCCAGCAGCTGAAAGCCTTCTGGAAGCAGGACCAGGAGCTGTGTGACATCATGTGCTCAGCTCCTTACTGCATCAGTCTGGAGTCAGTGCCATCtctggagcagctggagagCTACCGTGCCTACCTGGACAGTCTCACCCAAGAGAAG gTGCGCCGACATGACGAGTTCATCGGCATCAAAAGGCAGATCATCCAGTGCATGGAGGATCTCGATCAGCTGCCTGACACCAGCTTTGAGAGAGACGTGGTGTGTGAGGACGAGGAGGCCTTCTGCCTGTCGAACGACAACATCTCAACCCTCAAACTACTGCTCGGTCAG TTGGAGGAGCGCAAGGCTGAGAATGAGCTGCGCTGCTCTGCCTACCGCGGTAAGATCCAGGAGCTGTGGGAGAGACTGCAGGTtcccctggaggagagagacgcCATATCTGAACACATGGTCCTGTCGAAGAAAACGAACCTGGACGCT CTGCAAGCTGAGGCCGGGCGTCTGGAAGAGCTCAAGATCAAGAACATGCAGAACGTCATTGAGGCCATCAGAGCTGAGATAGCGCTCTTTTGGGAGAGGTGCTACTACAGCTCTGAGCAAAGACAAGCCTTTGTTCCTTACTTTGACG ATAATTTCACCGAAGAAAGTCTGAATCTTCATGAGGCTGAAGTTTTGAACCTCAAAAAACAATATGAGGATCACCAGGATCTCTTTGAGGGAGTCGGAAGGTGGCAGGAGAGTTGGATGCTGTTTTTGGAACTAGAT AAAAAGGCAACAGATCCTTCTAGGTTCAACAATCGAGGAGGGAACCTTCTGAAAGAGGAAAAGCAGAGGGCCGACCTTCAAAAAAGTTTGCCAAAG TTGGAGAAAACCCTGAAGACCCAGATTGACCTGTGGGAGGAGGAGCATTGCAGGGAGTTTTTGGTCAATGGTCAGAAGTTCATTCAGTATGTACAGGAGCAATGGCAACTCCTCCAGAatgagagggagcaagagaaacTGGAAAGG CAACTGAAGAAAACCAAGCAGTTTGAGAAAGACGTGCAGTTTGGAACCACTGTGAAGACGCCGTCCAAAAGACGTCTGGCAGCGACACCCACATCGAGTAAAACCAGAAAG CTAAATTCCACCTGCAGCATCTCCACTCCCAACAGTACGCTCCGCTCTGGAGGAAGCACCTTCCAGTCTCCTGCCCTACGACCTCCTCTGTCCATCAGTAAG ATTCCTGGACTGCGCACCCCTGCACGTGCCAGGACTCCTCGGGCTCAGGAGAGGAACAAGGAGAACATCTCCCACCTTTATGGGACTGCTCTGGGCGGTACTTTAAGACCACCAGCTAGCCCACACCGTAACTTCAGCATCAACTCTGTGGCCAGCACCTATTCAGAATTTGCG AAGGATTTTGTCAACATTGATTCCACCGTCATTAAAAG CGAGACCTTTCAAAGGTCTCCAAATCTACCATCATCCAGACAGGACACCTGA
- the LOC124477011 gene encoding protein regulator of cytokinesis 1-like isoform X3, whose protein sequence is MRRSEVHAAESVACLNRALNRLKDIWEEIGIPEDQRLQRTDVVKKHIKDLLEMMITEEESLRKRLLSSIESCSKELESLCQELQLPPFEEEEGSTMLQLEKDIRTRLEVMTNQKSQRIQQLKAFWKQDQELCDIMCSAPYCISLESVPSLEQLESYRAYLDSLTQEKVRRHDEFIGIKRQIIQCMEDLDQLPDTSFERDVVCEDEEAFCLSNDNISTLKLLLGQLEERKAENELRCSAYRGKIQELWERLQVPLEERDAISEHMVLSKKTNLDALQAEAGRLEELKIKNMQNVIEAIRAEIALFWERCYYSSEQRQAFVPYFDDNFTEESLNLHEAEVLNLKKQYEDHQDLFEGVGRWQESWMLFLELDKKATDPSRFNNRGGNLLKEEKQRADLQKSLPKLEKTLKTQIDLWEEEHCREFLVNGQKFIQYVQEQWQLLQNEREQEKLERQLKKTKQFEKDVQFGTTVKTPSKRRLAATPTSSKTRKVIQLNSTCSISTPNSTLRSGGSTFQSPALRPPLSISKIPGLRTPARARTPRAQERNKENISHLYGTALGGTLRPPASPHRNFSINSVASTYSEFARDLSKVSKSTIIQTGHLNSTVTHL, encoded by the exons ATGAGGAGAAG TGAAGTTCATGCTGCAGAGTCGGTGGCATGTCTGAATCGAGCTCTTAATCGTCTGAAGGACATTTGGGAAGAAATCGGCATCCCAGAGGATCAGCGACTACAAAGGACAGATGTTGTGAAAAAACATATCAAA GACTTGCTGGAGATGATGATtacagaggaggagagtctcAGGAAGCGATTGTTAAGTAGTATCGAGTCTTGTAGCAAAGAGCTTGAGAGCCTGTGCCAGGAACTCCAACTACCACCATTTGAG gaggaggagggtagcACCATGTTGCAGCTGGAGAAGGATATCAGGACACGGTTGGAGGTGATGACCAATCAGAAGAGCCAGAGGATCCAGCAGCTGAAAGCCTTCTGGAAGCAGGACCAGGAGCTGTGTGACATCATGTGCTCAGCTCCTTACTGCATCAGTCTGGAGTCAGTGCCATCtctggagcagctggagagCTACCGTGCCTACCTGGACAGTCTCACCCAAGAGAAG gTGCGCCGACATGACGAGTTCATCGGCATCAAAAGGCAGATCATCCAGTGCATGGAGGATCTCGATCAGCTGCCTGACACCAGCTTTGAGAGAGACGTGGTGTGTGAGGACGAGGAGGCCTTCTGCCTGTCGAACGACAACATCTCAACCCTCAAACTACTGCTCGGTCAG TTGGAGGAGCGCAAGGCTGAGAATGAGCTGCGCTGCTCTGCCTACCGCGGTAAGATCCAGGAGCTGTGGGAGAGACTGCAGGTtcccctggaggagagagacgcCATATCTGAACACATGGTCCTGTCGAAGAAAACGAACCTGGACGCT CTGCAAGCTGAGGCCGGGCGTCTGGAAGAGCTCAAGATCAAGAACATGCAGAACGTCATTGAGGCCATCAGAGCTGAGATAGCGCTCTTTTGGGAGAGGTGCTACTACAGCTCTGAGCAAAGACAAGCCTTTGTTCCTTACTTTGACG ATAATTTCACCGAAGAAAGTCTGAATCTTCATGAGGCTGAAGTTTTGAACCTCAAAAAACAATATGAGGATCACCAGGATCTCTTTGAGGGAGTCGGAAGGTGGCAGGAGAGTTGGATGCTGTTTTTGGAACTAGAT AAAAAGGCAACAGATCCTTCTAGGTTCAACAATCGAGGAGGGAACCTTCTGAAAGAGGAAAAGCAGAGGGCCGACCTTCAAAAAAGTTTGCCAAAG TTGGAGAAAACCCTGAAGACCCAGATTGACCTGTGGGAGGAGGAGCATTGCAGGGAGTTTTTGGTCAATGGTCAGAAGTTCATTCAGTATGTACAGGAGCAATGGCAACTCCTCCAGAatgagagggagcaagagaaacTGGAAAGG CAACTGAAGAAAACCAAGCAGTTTGAGAAAGACGTGCAGTTTGGAACCACTGTGAAGACGCCGTCCAAAAGACGTCTGGCAGCGACACCCACATCGAGTAAAACCAGAAAGGTAATACAG CTAAATTCCACCTGCAGCATCTCCACTCCCAACAGTACGCTCCGCTCTGGAGGAAGCACCTTCCAGTCTCCTGCCCTACGACCTCCTCTGTCCATCAGTAAG ATTCCTGGACTGCGCACCCCTGCACGTGCCAGGACTCCTCGGGCTCAGGAGAGGAACAAGGAGAACATCTCCCACCTTTATGGGACTGCTCTGGGCGGTACTTTAAGACCACCAGCTAGCCCACACCGTAACTTCAGCATCAACTCTGTGGCCAGCACCTATTCAGAATTTGCG CGAGACCTTTCAAAGGTCTCCAAATCTACCATCATCCAGACAGGACACCTGAACTCCACAGTCACTCACCTCTGA
- the LOC124477011 gene encoding protein regulator of cytokinesis 1-like isoform X4, producing the protein MRRSEVHAAESVACLNRALNRLKDIWEEIGIPEDQRLQRTDVVKKHIKDLLEMMITEEESLRKRLLSSIESCSKELESLCQELQLPPFEEEEGSTMLQLEKDIRTRLEVMTNQKSQRIQQLKAFWKQDQELCDIMCSAPYCISLESVPSLEQLESYRAYLDSLTQEKVRRHDEFIGIKRQIIQCMEDLDQLPDTSFERDVVCEDEEAFCLSNDNISTLKLLLGQLEERKAENELRCSAYRGKIQELWERLQVPLEERDAISEHMVLSKKTNLDALQAEAGRLEELKIKNMQNVIEAIRAEIALFWERCYYSSEQRQAFVPYFDDNFTEESLNLHEAEVLNLKKQYEDHQDLFEGVGRWQESWMLFLELDKKATDPSRFNNRGGNLLKEEKQRADLQKSLPKLEKTLKTQIDLWEEEHCREFLVNGQKFIQYVQEQWQLLQNEREQEKLERQLKKTKQFEKDVQFGTTVKTPSKRRLAATPTSSKTRKLNSTCSISTPNSTLRSGGSTFQSPALRPPLSISKIPGLRTPARARTPRAQERNKENISHLYGTALGGTLRPPASPHRNFSINSVASTYSEFARDLSKVSKSTIIQTGHLNSTVTHL; encoded by the exons ATGAGGAGAAG TGAAGTTCATGCTGCAGAGTCGGTGGCATGTCTGAATCGAGCTCTTAATCGTCTGAAGGACATTTGGGAAGAAATCGGCATCCCAGAGGATCAGCGACTACAAAGGACAGATGTTGTGAAAAAACATATCAAA GACTTGCTGGAGATGATGATtacagaggaggagagtctcAGGAAGCGATTGTTAAGTAGTATCGAGTCTTGTAGCAAAGAGCTTGAGAGCCTGTGCCAGGAACTCCAACTACCACCATTTGAG gaggaggagggtagcACCATGTTGCAGCTGGAGAAGGATATCAGGACACGGTTGGAGGTGATGACCAATCAGAAGAGCCAGAGGATCCAGCAGCTGAAAGCCTTCTGGAAGCAGGACCAGGAGCTGTGTGACATCATGTGCTCAGCTCCTTACTGCATCAGTCTGGAGTCAGTGCCATCtctggagcagctggagagCTACCGTGCCTACCTGGACAGTCTCACCCAAGAGAAG gTGCGCCGACATGACGAGTTCATCGGCATCAAAAGGCAGATCATCCAGTGCATGGAGGATCTCGATCAGCTGCCTGACACCAGCTTTGAGAGAGACGTGGTGTGTGAGGACGAGGAGGCCTTCTGCCTGTCGAACGACAACATCTCAACCCTCAAACTACTGCTCGGTCAG TTGGAGGAGCGCAAGGCTGAGAATGAGCTGCGCTGCTCTGCCTACCGCGGTAAGATCCAGGAGCTGTGGGAGAGACTGCAGGTtcccctggaggagagagacgcCATATCTGAACACATGGTCCTGTCGAAGAAAACGAACCTGGACGCT CTGCAAGCTGAGGCCGGGCGTCTGGAAGAGCTCAAGATCAAGAACATGCAGAACGTCATTGAGGCCATCAGAGCTGAGATAGCGCTCTTTTGGGAGAGGTGCTACTACAGCTCTGAGCAAAGACAAGCCTTTGTTCCTTACTTTGACG ATAATTTCACCGAAGAAAGTCTGAATCTTCATGAGGCTGAAGTTTTGAACCTCAAAAAACAATATGAGGATCACCAGGATCTCTTTGAGGGAGTCGGAAGGTGGCAGGAGAGTTGGATGCTGTTTTTGGAACTAGAT AAAAAGGCAACAGATCCTTCTAGGTTCAACAATCGAGGAGGGAACCTTCTGAAAGAGGAAAAGCAGAGGGCCGACCTTCAAAAAAGTTTGCCAAAG TTGGAGAAAACCCTGAAGACCCAGATTGACCTGTGGGAGGAGGAGCATTGCAGGGAGTTTTTGGTCAATGGTCAGAAGTTCATTCAGTATGTACAGGAGCAATGGCAACTCCTCCAGAatgagagggagcaagagaaacTGGAAAGG CAACTGAAGAAAACCAAGCAGTTTGAGAAAGACGTGCAGTTTGGAACCACTGTGAAGACGCCGTCCAAAAGACGTCTGGCAGCGACACCCACATCGAGTAAAACCAGAAAG CTAAATTCCACCTGCAGCATCTCCACTCCCAACAGTACGCTCCGCTCTGGAGGAAGCACCTTCCAGTCTCCTGCCCTACGACCTCCTCTGTCCATCAGTAAG ATTCCTGGACTGCGCACCCCTGCACGTGCCAGGACTCCTCGGGCTCAGGAGAGGAACAAGGAGAACATCTCCCACCTTTATGGGACTGCTCTGGGCGGTACTTTAAGACCACCAGCTAGCCCACACCGTAACTTCAGCATCAACTCTGTGGCCAGCACCTATTCAGAATTTGCG CGAGACCTTTCAAAGGTCTCCAAATCTACCATCATCCAGACAGGACACCTGAACTCCACAGTCACTCACCTCTGA
- the LOC124477011 gene encoding protein regulator of cytokinesis 1-like isoform X1, which translates to MRRSEVHAAESVACLNRALNRLKDIWEEIGIPEDQRLQRTDVVKKHIKDLLEMMITEEESLRKRLLSSIESCSKELESLCQELQLPPFEEEEGSTMLQLEKDIRTRLEVMTNQKSQRIQQLKAFWKQDQELCDIMCSAPYCISLESVPSLEQLESYRAYLDSLTQEKVRRHDEFIGIKRQIIQCMEDLDQLPDTSFERDVVCEDEEAFCLSNDNISTLKLLLGQLEERKAENELRCSAYRGKIQELWERLQVPLEERDAISEHMVLSKKTNLDALQAEAGRLEELKIKNMQNVIEAIRAEIALFWERCYYSSEQRQAFVPYFDDNFTEESLNLHEAEVLNLKKQYEDHQDLFEGVGRWQESWMLFLELDKKATDPSRFNNRGGNLLKEEKQRADLQKSLPKLEKTLKTQIDLWEEEHCREFLVNGQKFIQYVQEQWQLLQNEREQEKLERQLKKTKQFEKDVQFGTTVKTPSKRRLAATPTSSKTRKVIQLNSTCSISTPNSTLRSGGSTFQSPALRPPLSISKIPGLRTPARARTPRAQERNKENISHLYGTALGGTLRPPASPHRNFSINSVASTYSEFAKDFVNIDSTVIKSETFQRSPNLPSSRQDT; encoded by the exons ATGAGGAGAAG TGAAGTTCATGCTGCAGAGTCGGTGGCATGTCTGAATCGAGCTCTTAATCGTCTGAAGGACATTTGGGAAGAAATCGGCATCCCAGAGGATCAGCGACTACAAAGGACAGATGTTGTGAAAAAACATATCAAA GACTTGCTGGAGATGATGATtacagaggaggagagtctcAGGAAGCGATTGTTAAGTAGTATCGAGTCTTGTAGCAAAGAGCTTGAGAGCCTGTGCCAGGAACTCCAACTACCACCATTTGAG gaggaggagggtagcACCATGTTGCAGCTGGAGAAGGATATCAGGACACGGTTGGAGGTGATGACCAATCAGAAGAGCCAGAGGATCCAGCAGCTGAAAGCCTTCTGGAAGCAGGACCAGGAGCTGTGTGACATCATGTGCTCAGCTCCTTACTGCATCAGTCTGGAGTCAGTGCCATCtctggagcagctggagagCTACCGTGCCTACCTGGACAGTCTCACCCAAGAGAAG gTGCGCCGACATGACGAGTTCATCGGCATCAAAAGGCAGATCATCCAGTGCATGGAGGATCTCGATCAGCTGCCTGACACCAGCTTTGAGAGAGACGTGGTGTGTGAGGACGAGGAGGCCTTCTGCCTGTCGAACGACAACATCTCAACCCTCAAACTACTGCTCGGTCAG TTGGAGGAGCGCAAGGCTGAGAATGAGCTGCGCTGCTCTGCCTACCGCGGTAAGATCCAGGAGCTGTGGGAGAGACTGCAGGTtcccctggaggagagagacgcCATATCTGAACACATGGTCCTGTCGAAGAAAACGAACCTGGACGCT CTGCAAGCTGAGGCCGGGCGTCTGGAAGAGCTCAAGATCAAGAACATGCAGAACGTCATTGAGGCCATCAGAGCTGAGATAGCGCTCTTTTGGGAGAGGTGCTACTACAGCTCTGAGCAAAGACAAGCCTTTGTTCCTTACTTTGACG ATAATTTCACCGAAGAAAGTCTGAATCTTCATGAGGCTGAAGTTTTGAACCTCAAAAAACAATATGAGGATCACCAGGATCTCTTTGAGGGAGTCGGAAGGTGGCAGGAGAGTTGGATGCTGTTTTTGGAACTAGAT AAAAAGGCAACAGATCCTTCTAGGTTCAACAATCGAGGAGGGAACCTTCTGAAAGAGGAAAAGCAGAGGGCCGACCTTCAAAAAAGTTTGCCAAAG TTGGAGAAAACCCTGAAGACCCAGATTGACCTGTGGGAGGAGGAGCATTGCAGGGAGTTTTTGGTCAATGGTCAGAAGTTCATTCAGTATGTACAGGAGCAATGGCAACTCCTCCAGAatgagagggagcaagagaaacTGGAAAGG CAACTGAAGAAAACCAAGCAGTTTGAGAAAGACGTGCAGTTTGGAACCACTGTGAAGACGCCGTCCAAAAGACGTCTGGCAGCGACACCCACATCGAGTAAAACCAGAAAGGTAATACAG CTAAATTCCACCTGCAGCATCTCCACTCCCAACAGTACGCTCCGCTCTGGAGGAAGCACCTTCCAGTCTCCTGCCCTACGACCTCCTCTGTCCATCAGTAAG ATTCCTGGACTGCGCACCCCTGCACGTGCCAGGACTCCTCGGGCTCAGGAGAGGAACAAGGAGAACATCTCCCACCTTTATGGGACTGCTCTGGGCGGTACTTTAAGACCACCAGCTAGCCCACACCGTAACTTCAGCATCAACTCTGTGGCCAGCACCTATTCAGAATTTGCG AAGGATTTTGTCAACATTGATTCCACCGTCATTAAAAG CGAGACCTTTCAAAGGTCTCCAAATCTACCATCATCCAGACAGGACACCTGA